A segment of the Verrucomicrobiota bacterium genome:
TTCACGGGCGCGCAACTCGGAGCGATCGGGGGCGCGGGCTTCTCCGGGTTCTGCTTCGGCATCATCATCGGCGGCGTCATCTGCGACCGCATCGGTTACGGGAAATTGGTCGTCCTCGCGTTTGCCCTGCATGTGCTTTCGGCGGTCGTGACATTCAGCGCCTCCGGCAACGGCGCATACCAGGCGCTCTACTGGGGCATGTTTATCTTCGCCTTCGCCAACGGCACCTTGGAAGCGGTCGCCAACCCGCTCGTTGCCACGCTCTTCCCCCACAAACGCACACACTATCTGAACATCCTCCACGCGAGCTGGCCCGCCGGCCTCATCATCGGTGGTGCTCTCGGTTGGTGGCTGGACGACAAGCTGAAATGGGATTGGAAGTGGCAGCTCGCCCTGTATCTGATCCCTACCATCATTTACGGCGTCATGTTCCTGGGACAGAACTTTCCGAAGTCGGAGGCATCGGAGAAGGGGTTGAGCCTGGGCGAGATGTTCAAGGACGTTGGTGTTCTTGGCGGCGCGGTGACGTGCTTCCTGATCACACTGTTTGTCACCAATGCACTTGGCATGGCCAACGCGTCCTACGCCGTTGGCATCGGTTTGCTCCTCGTGGTCGTGCTTCTGACCCATACCCACGGGAGTCGTGGTGAATCCATCGTGCCGCTTGGTTCGTTCCTGCTGTTTTTCCTCTTCGTTGCCCACGCGCTGGTCGGCGCGGTCGAACTCGGCACCGACGGCTGGATCCAAAACATCACCGGCAACATCCTCAGTTCTGAACAGGGCAAGATTCTGTTCGTGTTCACCTCGGCCCTGATGTTTCTGCTGCGGTTCTGCGCGGACTTCATTGAAAAGAAGATGGGGCTTTCGCCCATCGGCATCCTGGTGACATGCGCAATTCTCGCGTGCGTCGGGTTGAATCTGGCCAGTAACATCCAGACCTTCGCCGGCGCCTTTCTTGCATTGACGGTTTATGCGGTCGGCAAGACGTTCTTCTGGCCAACCATGCTTGCGGTCGCGTCTGACCGGTTCCCGCGCACGGGTGCCATCGCCATCTCCATTATGGGCGGCATCGGGATGCTATCCGCCGGCATGATCGGTTCGCCCGGCCTTGGATACGCCAAGGATCGGTTTTCCGGCGAAGCTTTGAAAGCCTCCGACCCCAAGCTCTACGACCAATACAAGGCGGAGAAACCCAGCTCCTTCTTGTTCTTCGCCGATGCCAGTGGGTTCGATGGCAAGAAATTCGGCGAAGTCAGCGGCAAACTCGCCAAGGAACGCGAGACTATCGACAAGGCCAAAGGCGATGTCTCCAAGGCGGTCGAGAAGCTCACGCCGGAGGAGCAAAAGGTCCACGCTGCGAGCATCACCGGCGACCGCAAGACACTCGTGGCCGACTCGGCAATTCCAGCGCTCATGGCGCTCATCTATCTCGGCATCCTCGTTTACTTCAGGTCCATCGGCGGCTACAAGGCCGTGCACCTCGAAGGCACCAGCGGCGCGGGCGACAAGAAGTCCTGACGCGCTCCTGCTTTATCATCCAGGCGGCCTCGCAAGGGGCCGCCTTTTTTTGTGCGCCGGACGCGCATTCTTTCACTTGTCCTATCAACCCGCCCGTGCATCATCCCGCCAACCGCCATGAAAACCAATTCGATCACATCCCCCATGTCCCCCATCACCCGCCGGACGTTTCTCCGCACCGGTGCCGTGCTCACCGCGGGCGCGGCTGCGCTCTCGCTTCCCGCGCGCGCGCAGGTCAACAAGAACAGCCGGCTGCGCATCTTCCAGATGGGCGTCGGCGGCATCGGCGGGATGCAGCGCGGCGGCTTGAAGGGCCACCCCATGGTTGAGTGGGCGGGCTTTTGCGACGTGGACCAGCGCGAACTCGACCGCATCAAGAAGGAGCACGCGAACGCCTGGACGGTGAAGGATTATCGCGAGGCCTTCGCGACGCGCGCGGGTGACTTCGACGCGGCCATCGTGGACGTGCCGGACTTCCACCACGCGCCGATGATGCTGACCGCGCTCAAGCACAACAAACATCTCTACGGCCAGAAACCGCTCGTGCACCAGCTCGACGAATTGCGCCTGATGCGCGACGGCCTCAAGGCCCGCCCCGGACTTGTCACGCAGATGGGCAACCAGCGCGCGTGCAACGCCGGTCGCATGCAGGCCGTGGAAATCCTCAAGCACAACGGCCTCGGCAAACCCGTCGAGGCATGGGTCTGGACGGGCAGCGTCTCGCGCGGCACGTATTTCACCGAACCGTGGGCGCCTTACACCGCGGCCAAGCCCGTGCCCGATTATCTCGACTGGGACCTTTGGCACGGTCCGCTCACGGCCAAGCTGCCATACAGCGAGGACCTCGTCCCGCGCCGGTGGCGGGCGTTCTGGGAGACGGGCGGCGGCCAGCTCGCCGACTGGGGTTGCCACCTGCTCGACCTGCTTTACTTCGCCTACGACATGCCCGCGCCCGAGGCGGTGATCACGCACACGCCGAAGCCTTCCAGCACCGGCCACACGTCGCACAATCAAAGCACCATCACGTATCCCGGCGGCGGACGGTTCGCGCGGGAGAAGTTCGTCGTGCGCTACAATGACGACGCGTTGCTGCCATCCTTCGCCGCGCTCGGCCTGCCGCCGACGAACGTCGGGGCGAACCATACCATGGTCGTGTGCACCGAGGGCACGTTGCTGCTTCAGGCCGACGGCAAGATCACCATCTTCCGCAAGGGCAAGGTCGTGACCGACGAGCCGTTGCCTGCCACCGAGCCGCACAACCATTGGAAGGACTGGGCCGACAACTGCCTCGGCGCGAAGAAACACTTGTGGACGCCGCTCACCATCGGCTGGCGCATCACGGAACCGGCGCTGCTCGCGACGAAGGCCACGCGATTCCCGGGCAAGGAACTCCGCTGGGACGCCGCGAACTTCCGCTTCACCAACCACGACCAGGCGAACAAGGAAGTCTTGTCGCGAACGTACCGCGATGGATTCGCCCCGCCGGCGGTGGGTTGATTCCGGGCGCCGAAGCTGGTTTCACGGAAGACAACGAAGGCAACGGAGCGGCTGGACTCGGATTGGGAATCAGCCCGACCGGCCATCCGGCTGCTCCCCTCGTCCCCCCGCGTCACTTCATCGTGCACGTCAGATCACGGCGCGGATCGATGTCCCACCGGCGCGCGACGCCTTCGAGGTCGGGATTCAGCGGCCAGCGGTCCGCCTGCGCGATGCCGAGGAATTCCGGGTTGCCCCCCTTGAGTTCCATGCATCCCTTGTTGTTGCCGACTTCCGCGATGAAGTCGCACTCCTCGCGGCTGAGCGTGATCCCGGGCAGCGCCGCGAGTTCGTCCACCTTCGTCTCGATGGATTTGCCGCCGCCGCCCGGTTCCTGAATCAGCGTGGGCACCACGCTGCGCACCGCGGGCTGCGAGAGATTCCAAAGGCAGGCCAGTTGGAGCAGCGTGACGTTGTGCTTTCGCGCGATGTCGCGCAGGCGCTCGATCTTCGCGCAACCGGCCTCGACCCAGCCCGCGGGCCGGAACGCGCGGTGATCCTGCGCGCCGAACTTGTGCCCCGGCCGCACGTCGTCGTGAAACAGCCCGCCGTAATCCACCACGCGCGTGAGCAACCGGATGTCGTGCTTCTCCGCGGCGCGCAGGCTGAGATTCCCCGGCCACGGCTCGAGCGGATTCAGGATGATCATCGCCCAGTCGAGCAGCGCGCCGAACCGCTCGAAGCACAGGATGACGTCCAGCGAGAAGCCGTTCGCCGGCCCCGGCGCGACGCCGATGCGATCGGTCAGCCCGGCCTCGCGCAGCTTGTCCATCGCCGTCCACACCGCCTCGTGGCTGTAGCCGGTCGAGTCTGGATTGTGGAGCATGAGCAGGTCGAACTTCGCCGCGCGGCACCGCGCAAGCGACTTCTCCGTGGCCATGCGCAGGTAGCCGGCGTAGTCGCCCGGCTGCCGAAGCTCCGGGTTCGTGAAGCGCGGATAGCCCTTCGAGCCGTCGCGCTTTCCCGTGTAAATGTCATGGCCGACAAGCCCCGCGAGGCAGTAGCTCTCGCGCGGGATGCCCGCGAGCGCGCGGCCGGTCATCTCATCCGCGGCGCCGAGCCCATAAGTGTCCGCCGTGATGAACGTCCTCGTGCCCCGGTCGTAGGCGCGCCGGATGACCT
Coding sequences within it:
- a CDS encoding Gfo/Idh/MocA family oxidoreductase — protein: MKTNSITSPMSPITRRTFLRTGAVLTAGAAALSLPARAQVNKNSRLRIFQMGVGGIGGMQRGGLKGHPMVEWAGFCDVDQRELDRIKKEHANAWTVKDYREAFATRAGDFDAAIVDVPDFHHAPMMLTALKHNKHLYGQKPLVHQLDELRLMRDGLKARPGLVTQMGNQRACNAGRMQAVEILKHNGLGKPVEAWVWTGSVSRGTYFTEPWAPYTAAKPVPDYLDWDLWHGPLTAKLPYSEDLVPRRWRAFWETGGGQLADWGCHLLDLLYFAYDMPAPEAVITHTPKPSSTGHTSHNQSTITYPGGGRFAREKFVVRYNDDALLPSFAALGLPPTNVGANHTMVVCTEGTLLLQADGKITIFRKGKVVTDEPLPATEPHNHWKDWADNCLGAKKHLWTPLTIGWRITEPALLATKATRFPGKELRWDAANFRFTNHDQANKEVLSRTYRDGFAPPAVG
- a CDS encoding MFS transporter, whose translation is MAILAAGVGFAIRGGIFDNWGAEFGFTGAQLGAIGGAGFSGFCFGIIIGGVICDRIGYGKLVVLAFALHVLSAVVTFSASGNGAYQALYWGMFIFAFANGTLEAVANPLVATLFPHKRTHYLNILHASWPAGLIIGGALGWWLDDKLKWDWKWQLALYLIPTIIYGVMFLGQNFPKSEASEKGLSLGEMFKDVGVLGGAVTCFLITLFVTNALGMANASYAVGIGLLLVVVLLTHTHGSRGESIVPLGSFLLFFLFVAHALVGAVELGTDGWIQNITGNILSSEQGKILFVFTSALMFLLRFCADFIEKKMGLSPIGILVTCAILACVGLNLASNIQTFAGAFLALTVYAVGKTFFWPTMLAVASDRFPRTGAIAISIMGGIGMLSAGMIGSPGLGYAKDRFSGEALKASDPKLYDQYKAEKPSSFLFFADASGFDGKKFGEVSGKLAKERETIDKAKGDVSKAVEKLTPEEQKVHAASITGDRKTLVADSAIPALMALIYLGILVYFRSIGGYKAVHLEGTSGAGDKKS
- a CDS encoding aldo/keto reductase, with protein sequence MELTRTAHGIWSGGRFMNFGEALDEERFLQVIRRAYDRGTRTFITADTYGLGAADEMTGRALAGIPRESYCLAGLVGHDIYTGKRDGSKGYPRFTNPELRQPGDYAGYLRMATEKSLARCRAAKFDLLMLHNPDSTGYSHEAVWTAMDKLREAGLTDRIGVAPGPANGFSLDVILCFERFGALLDWAMIILNPLEPWPGNLSLRAAEKHDIRLLTRVVDYGGLFHDDVRPGHKFGAQDHRAFRPAGWVEAGCAKIERLRDIARKHNVTLLQLACLWNLSQPAVRSVVPTLIQEPGGGGKSIETKVDELAALPGITLSREECDFIAEVGNNKGCMELKGGNPEFLGIAQADRWPLNPDLEGVARRWDIDPRRDLTCTMK